The Tigriopus californicus strain San Diego chromosome 5, Tcal_SD_v2.1, whole genome shotgun sequence genome includes a region encoding these proteins:
- the LOC131880075 gene encoding uncharacterized protein LOC131880075 yields MAFTKILSTVLFLSAMAATVTTAKAMKMGGPMDMMKMMKRPMEFFTASGPDDNCGTVPTDVMTGNVKMMACQGSSAQDELCVCVKPQITAEAMSTMMKMMPDMVEDMNVNPDTGFALKCGHCRDPCSLMFMPTRGPKGDHDHEDQPMGMLMKIPALMTKFADLMDEGKLQEVNPFRMVLETMNQKMDQ; encoded by the exons ATGGCATTTACTAAAATCCTAAGCACTGTCTTGTTCCTGTCGGCAATGGCGGCGACCGTGACCACGGCTAAGGCCATGAAAATGGGCGGACCCATGgatatgatgaaaatgatgaagcgTCCCATGGAGTTCTTCACGGCCTCCGGACCCGATGACAATTGTGGGACTGTTCCAACTGACGTCATGACAGGGAATGTCAAAATGATGGCTTGTCAAGGG AGTTCCGCCCAAGACGAGCTGTGCGTTTGTGTCAAGCCGCAAATCACGGCTGAAGCCATGAGCAccatgatgaagatgatgccGGATATGGTGGAGGATATGAACGTGAATCCGGACACGGGCTTTGCTCTCAAGTGTGGCCATTGTCGAGATCCTTGTAGCCTCATGTTCATGCCCACCCGGGGCCCCAAGGGCGATCACGACCACGAGGACCAGCCGATGGGCATGTTGATGAAAATCCCGGCTCTAATGACCAAGTTTGCCGATCTCATGGACGAAGGCAAGCTCCAGGAAGTCAACCCATTCCGCATGGTTCTTGAGACCATGAACCAGAAGATGGACCAATGA